Part of the Sander lucioperca isolate FBNREF2018 chromosome 1, SLUC_FBN_1.2, whole genome shotgun sequence genome is shown below.
AAGAAAAGCAGTCAAAGGTCTACATGAACTCTGTGACATCAGGGAATTATTATGTGTGATTCCTTTAAACAGTAATGTCTTCTAAACAGCCTCCTTTGTGACACTtcgaattgaaaaaaaaaaacaaaaaaaacttttatagCTCAGAATGTATTGAAATGCAATTAATTACCATGCAGTCTTTATGCTTACTGGATTTtctttgaataaaaaaagaataaagatgtGCAAGTTGAAAGCCCGTTGTTGGACCTCCTGTTAATGCTGCTGACTTAAATTGAATGTACGTAAATCAAATGACTCAGTGATGCTTGTGGTACAAGGGCGCCCTCTTGTGGACAAAGAGCAAGACATGTCAGACATGACAGTCTGGCTATTGCAAAAAAGGGAGGAAACATGATTTTCATCCACTGGACATAGCTAGTGGTTTATTTCCAATTACTAGCCACGGTCACAGTTTTCTTAAATTCTTTCGATTATTAATGTTTATTCAAATTATACTAATTTACCATTGTACGAGCAGAAATCCAGCTTCCAAATGAAGATTGCTGATCTATGCGGCTCACACAACAAACAATAAGGGCAGAATCCATCTGGATTGCTGGTGGATGCTTCAGAGGATATATCTTATGTACTGTTAGTAacaaattgaagaaaaaaattcaGCAGGTAAGCATTAGTATCTTCTAACTCACGCTAAGAAAACCACACGGTAATTATTACTTATTCACAAACACAAATTAGAAATCCATACATTCATGTGTTTTACTGTGCACattatgctgtgtgtgtgtgtgtgtgtgtgtgtgtgtgtgtgtgtgtgtgaataaggCATATTTTGTGTAATGTGCTTGTGTGCATTCAAGTGCATGTTGCCTGCATGTACGCATTTGTGTGCATGACTTTTTCTTTGGCAtcatagacacagagagagagagagagagagagagagagagagagagagagagagagagagagagagagagagagagcgagccaCTGGACATCATTGCAGCACATTTCCACATAATGCATGCATGCCACTGACAGACCAATTCtcactacatacacacacacacacacacacacacacacacacacgcaagtgTAGGCCTACACATAAACGCACACATGCACTGTGCAGCGCACAGTATTCTTGTCTCCAACCAGTTTTTCTAATTGGCCCAATGAGGCTACAGTCGACGCACATTTTGTCAGCTGGCAAcagcagctgtcaatcaaactgcACCTATATAACCAGTGGTAGAAGCGACATCGCCGTGTCTCAGGATAAACCCGGGGACAGACAGGAGCTCCACTCTGATTATTGATCGTCCATCGAGACCTTCTCTGATGTGATTATTCTAACATGTTTTGAAAGAGAGTGGTAGTATTGCTAGTATCAATATATTAAAAACTCCTTTAAGCTCTTCAATTATTGATTATCGTCTACCCAGAACCATTTTTCTTCTCCTGGCtgcttttgacttttactgtcTTTTCTTCTCATATCAGCTCAACCATCCTTTTTGGAAAAGATGGATAAATTGAGTGGGAACAATGAGACAGTGGTGAACAACAACTCCATAGACAAGTGGTCATTCAATGAACGCGGCTCGTACCAACAGCTGGACCCCGGGGAGCTGAGGGTCCTGGTGCCAGCTATTCTGGGagtcatctgtgttttgggtGTGGCTTGTAATCTCACTGCGATGGTTATCTTGTTCTCCAACGCTCATAGGGGCAAACTATCCCTCATCAACTCCCTCGTCTTCAACCTGATGTTTGCTGACGTGCTAGTGCTGTTGTTCACGGTGCCTTTCAGGGCTGCGTCCTACCCCAAAGCTAGCTGGAATCTGGGCTGGATGGTCTGCAAGACGGCCGACTGGTTCCTCCAGTCCTGCATGGCAGCGAAGAGCTTCACGGTGGCTGTCATGGCCAAAGCGTGCTACCGCTACGTGTCCAACCCCACCAAGCAGGTGAGCATCCACCTGGGCTCCATGCTGGTGGTGTTCCTCTTCATCTGGCTCTCCGCCTGCTCTGTCACCATCCCTCACTGGCTGTTTGCcacactgcagagagaaatcCGCGGGATGGTGTGTGTACTGATGGTTCCTCCTGAAGCCCAGGACTTCATGGCTGTGTACGTCAAAGCATACCCCCTGGGGGTCTACTGTGCACCTCTCTGCTTCGCCCTGATGTATTTCTGTAGGGCTTATAGCCAATGCCAGCGCCGCTCCAGTAAAACTCAGAACCTGCGCACCCAGATCAGAGCCAGGAAGCTCACCTTGATGCTGTTTAGCCTGACTGTGGCCATGACTGTTCTCTGGCTTCCACAGTGGGTGGTGTGGGTTTGGGAGCGTCACGTAGCGGAGAAGGAAATCGAAGGAGCTCAGCCCCTCATCTCCTCTCTTCCCCCTCTTCTAACCCTCTCTGCCCAGCTGCTCaccttctctctgtccctggTGAACCCTCTcatcgtcctcttcctctccgaGGAGTTCAGAGAGGGCTACAGGGGGCTGTGGAGGCGCCTCACCTTGCGCAAGCAACCTCCCCCAAAGCCAAAGCCCGGACCTCACAACCCTACAACTCTCCAGTCGCCTTGCCCCAGACCAGAGACTTCGGGCCAGCTGGGTGGGGAGAGGAGCCTTCGACCAAGCTTCAGCCAGGATCCCAGCAGTGAGGCTCAGCCCCAGCCGGAGcaaggagaaaagagagaagaagacagGCTGAGCCTCAAAGATGGGATCGTCTTGCTTGATGTGGAGCAGTTCTGGCACGAGAGGGAGAGTGGAACGAACGCAGACGAAAATGATCCGGTGCCGTGGGAGCACCAGAGCAAAGACGGGGAAAAATAACAACCACCTTCCAGCTGATCTTCAATCCAGTCCtcagacagcagcagcttcatCAACACACCTCAGTTAAAGGACTGCAGAGAGCTGCACCCGTTAATCATTTGTGTTAACTGTCAACTGTGGTTAGGATATTATTCAAAAGGTAAGACATGCAATCAGCGTGCAATACAAGATTGGACTACGAATAAAGCAGTATCATCTGTAAATGAGATAAACATTACCTAATATTGtcaatgtgttgtgtttttgttatttaatgaGGAAGAACACATTACATTATAACAAGTGAAAAAATGACTTTCGGTGGCTGTAAATAAAAGCTTTTGGCAATGTTGACAATGTAAATCCAATAGTACacagtatatctatatatattttcagtgtGTGGTGAAAGAACATCGTAAGTTATTATTGTAAGTATTACACAACACTGCCCTTTAATTAAAGTTTTTAACGACTGGTGTGCTGCAAGAAATCCTCTGggaaaaatcttaatttggCATCTTAATTGGAGGTAAATGTTCTCATTGTTTGTGTATACCCTTTGGATATTAGTGATCTTGATGTAGGCAGTTACTTATGTGACAGTGAGAGAGTCTGTTTCCTGTCCACTTTTTGTGAAAGATTATTGTGCATCAGATTGACCAGTGTTTACAATAAAGGCAATGTTGCCAGTGTGTGATAAAATTGTCTTGTGGTGTCAAAGattatatctctctctctaacacacacacacacacacacacacacacacacacacgtcttaaTGAGATGGAGCAGACATCAGAGGATAGACTCCTGCTGACATCAGGtcattaaatatattttcataaGGGCATCCATTAGAATTGCCAAGGGTTCTAATTAGAGGTAAAGAGCTTTGGTCTGAACTCTGAACGTGTCAGCGTGGACTCACCTCTGTGGGAATCTCATAAGAAATCCTCTCTTCATTGATATGAATACACATGATAAGTCAAAACCTCACAATTAAAGGGATAATCCACATCCGAGGAAACTGTGCCTGAACTGATGTATGATCGATTTGTCTGTCTGATGTATCAGCAACCCAGCTGTGCTAAACATTGAAGCCACATGTAAATAATGCTACTTTTAACTTTAATCAAAGACCTACACTCCAAATTGCACATGGGGTCAAATGTATAAGGTTTGAATAATAacatataaaagtaaaaaaaaaaaaaagagagaagaagacaaTTTAGGATGTAGGAGTTATTCCCAAGCTACCTTACAGCTCTTTTTGCTGCCTACCCTCCCTTATGACATTTTCCTCTCATTAATCATTCATGTTGACCTTTTATTGCCAGAGGCAAGCATCTCAATCAGATCAACACTTAACTGTATAACCCACCATCAGTATCTGGGGTGGTGACTCAGCCATTAACACTGAAGGCTCATTGTTGGAATGGAATTTTAACCTTCACCATATAAATAGAGAAACGATTAAAAGGTCAGTctctccaggatttcgcgatgtcgcgatcgcaaCGATTCAcacgaattcaaccaatcaccgtgagtatggtgcgactcgcaattttgaccaatcaccgcaactttttttcccgcaaatttgaccaataaccggagtttcccgcgacGTGCCAGACTTCatgtcagtatgtgactctgagagccactgaccaagcgggagtgagaacgggttgacgtaacacacgtacgtcgccaaattcatttccttgtttctgatatgaagacgagacgtgtgtgactcgaacgtctcacatttaccaacaaaacgtacagcgaaagaccgtgctaaacatttcagaccgtcctgccaacctgtatacattttaacatcaatgtacgctgtaacgttttttcaccaatgtgtccatttcttttcaGGTAGGTTTCATTCTGCTTTTCTGATAAACACTAATAAAACAATATCATGACAAGCGCACTAACACGGTGAAAAGCTACAGTATATGCTTCCCCCTTTTTCCACACACCTGTGTACCTGTGGCTGATTACCTCTATGCTTTCCGGTGACAATGCTTCCCCCAGTGATCAAACACAAAACTGCATACGCATAAATGTCACCAACGTGATATATAAACAAAACGAAAAAGCAAATCTACAAAATGGCTCCAACAATGCCTATGGTACAGCTGCTCAGGggtttttcacttgttttgcttaaagtgctcatattatgctcattttcaggttcgtaattgtatttagaggttatatcagaatacgtttacatggtttcattttcaaaaaaacaccatattttttgttgtactgcacattgctgcagctcctcttttccccctgtgtgtttagctctctgttttagctacagagtgaggcatctcacttctgttccatctttgttgggagtcgcacatgcgcagcagctaggtaaggactactagccagtcagaagcagagtatgcgggcgtgccacgctagcagctaggcgagcattataacatgtttcaaagtgacgcacgtttgtcacggaagtaaaggctggactacaatagagctgtttggagcagtttgtgagcagtgttttctgttggagatggtaagtgcctttggggtggactttgggcttttttcactttgtaaacctataatgtgcacaaaaaaagatatataacacaaataaggaaagggaaaaaagccaaaaagcgtaatatgagcactttaattgaTGTGACCAAGCACTTGACTGACTTCTCTCTTGCTCACTTTGCCCCATCACTTTGcataggccttttttttttacagaagacATCTTAAGATGTCACAGTAGGAagagcacaggtgtaaataataaaaactaatgatggctgaattccatttagcggCTTTGATTTCATGGTCCTGGTACTGTGCGTGCTGGCTCCCACTGATCCCACCGAGGAAGCATGGGTGAGACGCAAAGTCATCacggaggagagaggaaactaggaaatgtgtttttagagggatgagacatcctttcctctgaagcgtcacgttTATTCGTCGGCtatatgggcggagttagcaacagctttcagctgcacggcttccgggaaggctgctcacgtgtatccctcctcgatgctcgctcctcggggcaggaataagagctttgcgACGGCCTTCATGAAGGGGGgtcagaacaacttccggttcagccgaggagcTCTCACGCAAGGGAACTGAGATTGAGCCTGTCAGTCTCACTGGAACACTTGAAAAGAACAGAGCCACCGTTagtgttattagtaacacctgcttttttttttttttaaatacaattacaAGTCAAAAAAGGCTTGTTTGAGATGAGcagcgcctcgcctgtaaagtggacgagagcaggcggcagctgcagtgggcggtgacaaaaatccgcgGCAGTTTACAGTCGTTCACGCAGCCTTCAGTCTgtacaggaagtcacagaaagaCTCAGGTCCAATtcttatttattaaaatgttttcaaacccatatatcagctcgtACACAGTCTTCAATTGTTCAAACTGTTTAAATGCTCCACAGGgtcgatctgttgctgatgttaatatacaacagactggaggtgatctgtaatctgaacagatttagtctctctgactacTAGAAGTCACCATCAGCCACACGACGTGTTGTATTCTGTTAACAGGATAAGCCTTCAAATCAGACAAATATCTATCAAAATCTctccaattcaaaaacaatGGAAAGTTTATGTAAAACGTCACGTTGGTGAGTCCGTAGTGAACCACTCAGCtgttatgctgcgttccagacacaatttttagcccgtaagttacgacttcaagtcacgactcactacttggtagcgttgcaggcaaagtcacgacaaacccttctagctagcgttagctagcggctagcTAGTCGGCGAAATATTTTgagcttcatttaataaacataacctgtaggaGTACACAATCGTGTAtggttttgattacaatgtgtggAATTACTTTATGTTGCCtatatatttctatttctcaccgtcaATCACCGgggtctgtacagcatcaacaggggtcgccattgttgtttatgtgcgtgtgatgtcaaaaactgtaactgggagtacagcgatctggtacgagttcacggatagtaagttacgggtttgactgcgttccagggcactttcacgggtagaaggttgtgaatgCACAACCAtccggtggatgcaggaaaaaccggagatgagacgacacgatgacctaaattgagcacagctatgctcgttattgtaagtgcaatgataagttaaagtccaataagtaatgttactttatcaaaccgtatgaatgtgtgtcccaggccagtataggaaattaactaacaatgtaaagatcaacaagccaatgACACATacgttcaaatttgattcattcaataaattattattttgtcttaaatccaccagccattttattattataccaacatttgcagcatcctgagcctttttggtaaggttactaggaaaactcagcccagagtcattttattctccccaaaacaagtttcctttttatttttaaagaactataaaaaaaaatttaaatcgcaactttttttgcaactttcactgtctcccgcaacttcattgcaacaaacatggcaacttttatcgcaaccTTTTAAAAAAGCTcctgcaaaatcaggcattttgggccgcaacaatctcaaaaaaaggccgcaaaatcctggagggactgcataATACACCATGCCAGCTGTTTTCAGTTATCGTGCCTGATTGGACCTTGACTGCCTGACTGACATCTCCCTCACGCTCCTGTTAGTTTAGTTACATCTGTTTGGACAGGACAACAAACGTACACATTTATCACACTGGCTGTCTGAATTTACCCATAATCACCCAAAATCAGAGCAGAAAGGAGGGTCTCATTGGGATAGTGAAGTGAAAGAAATGAGTGGTAATCAACGTTACAAGTGGAAAAACAAGTCAGGCTTAATGAGGTCATAGCACAAGGCAGGGGAGCTTTCAGCAGGTAAGATCCCCTCCTGGCTGCACCCCCCCACCCTGCTGCGAGGGGAGGCGGGGGTGTCACCCCTGCATTTTATCTCTCAGCCAATCATCATCTCTAATAAATGAAACTCCACAGGAAGTGACATGCTAGCTAATACTAATTATGCTCAGCAGGAGAGGCTGGCTGCAATTAAGCCACATGCTTAAACCTTTACCTGCCAATGCCACATCTCCCTCTGAGTGACAGCTACCTTTGCCTCCCTTTGGTCCTGTGGAAGATCAGTCTGCAGAGAGTCAACCaggacatttttgtgtgtgtgtgtggggctgttTTTGTGTTGAAGGAAGGTTGGTTCAGGGGGTCTAGCCTTGGTCTTTTGATTAGAATACATCTGAGAGCTTTCATCTCAGTGAAGGATGTGGAGATCTAAAGGGCAGGCACCTTTCAGCATTTCCAGCAGTGCTAAGAGGGGGTGTCATTTAAACAACTACAACAGGCTAATGacattaacaataaaaacattcgAAATGACCTGGTTAATATTGGTGCACATAACTATTTAGACTGACCAACATTGCCCTCTAGCGGCGTGTAGTCGTATTTCGGCACGCAGTCTGTTTTCGGCACAACACCTATACCAAACACACAGGACAAAGCTAGCAACTAGCAGGTAAACAGTGGGTCCATTTAGCagttaaagagccagatatttccctcaaaaGTTGGTGGACACTTAAACAGAACTAAAAGTAGAGTGAATAATAGACTTACATTCCTCAAGTGGCTAAAAACACGACTCCAACTGAATGCAATGTTGCGCTTTTTCTGCTTCACATGCAAATGAGCTGTTTGCTAGTTGCTATCACGTTGTCGACTTGATGTCAACTTCAaaatgtgaggtatcaatgttGTGCTTCCGGGTGGTtgcgctgcccccaagtggccaacaCGTGAATTAAATTAAGCCTAAATTCCCCAATATATTTTTCCTATTATGCAATATTCAGCTGTTCAAGAATGATTATTGTCACACTGTGGCCCATCCTTATAGAAATGAAAACCCATTTTACAAATTCGGTAACTATTTACAACAAGGTACACAAAATGTTGAGTAGTTACCAGGGAACAAAGAAGGAAATCATGAGGAACTAAATGACAGTGAACCATTAGTTAATAAGTAACTACTAATCAATTTTATGGAGTAGCTAATTATTAGTTGATGATTAATTAATTTAGAAACAGGTGAGGAACAAATCAGGAACGACATGATAACTGGTGAATCATTCATAAGTTGCCTACTTCCCTAATAACTCCTAATAGAGGACTATAGATGATGAATTACTAGTGAAAAGCACAAAGGTCCTTTCTAGTTTTGTGCTGCGCGCAGCTGGTTCAGAGTTAAAAGGGAACACCTCATGAAGAAAGTGGTCAGTACGATCAATTCACAGATATTCATGAGCTTATCATTACCTAATGATTTATTAATATAGAGGCCTATATCTCCTAGTCTATTCTCTGGTAACTCATCATTATCTACTATATAGTCCTCCATTTGGAATTATTAGGGAAGTACTCATGAATGGTTCAACAATTATCAAGTCGCTCCAGATTCGTTTCTCAATTAACTTATTTTAACTAATCATTAGCTACTCTACTTGTGTGATTAGGATTTACTAATCACTAGCTGCTCTATTAAACGTGATTAGGATTTACTCATTAACTTAATGTTCACACAAGCAGGCAGTTCATTCGTTCCTCATTTGTTCCCTGGTAACTTAATTCCAACCtttttgtaaagtgttaccactaATGT
Proteins encoded:
- the gpr151 gene encoding G-protein coupled receptor 151, with protein sequence MDKLSGNNETVVNNNSIDKWSFNERGSYQQLDPGELRVLVPAILGVICVLGVACNLTAMVILFSNAHRGKLSLINSLVFNLMFADVLVLLFTVPFRAASYPKASWNLGWMVCKTADWFLQSCMAAKSFTVAVMAKACYRYVSNPTKQVSIHLGSMLVVFLFIWLSACSVTIPHWLFATLQREIRGMVCVLMVPPEAQDFMAVYVKAYPLGVYCAPLCFALMYFCRAYSQCQRRSSKTQNLRTQIRARKLTLMLFSLTVAMTVLWLPQWVVWVWERHVAEKEIEGAQPLISSLPPLLTLSAQLLTFSLSLVNPLIVLFLSEEFREGYRGLWRRLTLRKQPPPKPKPGPHNPTTLQSPCPRPETSGQLGGERSLRPSFSQDPSSEAQPQPEQGEKREEDRLSLKDGIVLLDVEQFWHERESGTNADENDPVPWEHQSKDGEK